One segment of Primulina tabacum isolate GXHZ01 chromosome 6, ASM2559414v2, whole genome shotgun sequence DNA contains the following:
- the LOC142548755 gene encoding uncharacterized protein LOC142548755: METQPESDPQPKQPENSKPDQEAFEEIEEEDEEGLEQDEEDEEGGEEPESISAEDRIRRDQVKMESLFIRISTERVPVRVHDVIIKGNNRTKDSLIESEVEELFRKANTVQQLLRAAGVANVRLQRLDIFESVNITLDAGPPELPGTANVIVEVAESKNPLTGDLGIFTKPEARSWSLEGSLKLKNLFGYGDIWDGSVAYGWGQASEISTGVSLPKFKAWSMPLTARISLLSQDWLKFSSYKEQALGISLGLLSTGNHDVSYNLSWRTLTDPSQMSSRMVRRQLGHSLFSALKYTFKYDKRDSPMRPTQGHAIISTTQIGGLFPDTRSLRFVRQEFDLRYAVPLGFYRAALNFGLSGGVVFPWGTGFLNSPSCLPDRFFMGGNTSPVCSLSGPISLLGFKARGLGPAERRRVVRENSNDQTSDDCGMDYIGGDLALTAFADFSFDLPLRVLRDAGIHGHVFACTGSLSKLTENAYRQLSFPKLRDSFRSSAGFGIIVPTKLFRMEVNYCYILKQHQHDRGKTGIQFSFSSSL; the protein is encoded by the exons ATGGAAACGCAGCCAGAATCGGACCCTCAGCCCAAACAGCCAGAAAATTCGAAGCCCGATCAGGAAGCATTTGAAGAAAtcgaagaagaagatgaagaaggcTTGGAACaggatgaagaagatgaagaaggtGGAGAAGAACCCGAGTCCATTTCTGCTGAGGATCGAATTCGAAGGGACCAGGTCAAAATGGAGTCCCTCTTCATACGCATCTCTACTGAGCGAGTCCCAGTTCGGGTCCATGACGTCATCATCAAGGGGAACAACAGGACGAAGGATTCTTTGATTGAGTCCGAAGTTGAGGAACTTTTCAGGAAAGCTAATACAGTTCAGCAGCTGTTACGTGCCGCCGGTGTTGCCAACGTTCGGCTCCAGCGCCTTGATATTTTCGAGTCCGTTAATATTACTCTCGACGCAGGACCTCCAGAACTCCCTGGAACTGCGAATGTGATTGTTGAAGTGGCCGAGTCTAAGAACCCACTCACAGGAGATTTAGGAATTTTTACCAAACCAGAG GCTAGATCTTGGTCTCTAGAAGGATCACTTaaactaaaaaatttatttggttatGGAGATATTTGGGATGGTTCAGTGGCTTATGGCTGGGGTCAAGCATCAGAGATTAGTACCGGTGTATCCCTACCTAAATTCAAAGCGTGGTCTATGCCCTTGACAGCAAGAATATCTCTGCTTTCTCAAGATTGGTTGAAGTTTTCCTCTTATAAAGAGCAAGCTCTTGGTATCTCACTTGGGTTACTATCAACCGGGAACCATGATGTATCATACAATCTCTCTTGGCGTACTTTAACTGATCCGTCCCAAATGTCTTCACGCATGGTGAGGAGGCAGCTTGGACATAGTTTGTTCTCCGCTTTAAAATATACATTTAAATATGATAAGAGAGATTCTCCGATGAGGCCAACTCAAGGACATGCTATTATTTCTACTACTCAAATTGGTGGTCTTTTTCCAGATACTCGGAGCTTACGCTTTGTTCGGCAG GAGTTTGATCTTCGATATGCTGTCCCCCTTGGATTCTATCGAGCTGCACTGAATTTCGGACTTTCCGGTGGTGTTGTATTTCCATGGGGAACCGGATTCTTGAACTCTCCTTCATGTTTGCCTGATAGGTTCTTTATGGGAGGTAATACATCTCCAGTCTGTTCCTTGAGTGGCCCAATATCTTTGTTGGGTTTCAAAGCAAGGGGATTGGGTCCGGCTGAACGTAGAAGAGTTGTTAGAGAAAATTCcaatgatcaaacttctgatGATTGTGGGATGGATTATATTGGTGGAGATCTTGCTCTCACAGCTTTTGCAGACTTCTCTTTTGATCTACCCTTGAGGGTTCTTAGGGATGCTGGTATCCACGGGCATGTTTTCGCTTGCACTGGCAGCCTAAGCAAATTAACTGAGAATGCATATCGGCAATTATCTTTCCCGAAACTTAGAGATTCTTTCCGAAGCTCAGCTGGATTTGGAATCATTGTACCCACCAAGCTATTTCGCATGGAG GTTAACTACTGCTACATATTGAAACAACACCAGCATGACCGCGGGAAGACTGGCATACAATTTAGCTTCTCATCTTCACTATAA